One part of the Vicia villosa cultivar HV-30 ecotype Madison, WI linkage group LG6, Vvil1.0, whole genome shotgun sequence genome encodes these proteins:
- the LOC131613547 gene encoding uncharacterized protein LOC131613547, protein MNAHKARFMEALANVTRGQEDLRVLVENSRRTENEGHQYGLFDDVSGRIDDHHDENEFKHPHYVAYNPFNQNQGFPPPPSSRLLGRRDNQNRGNQDFNFENVDQLSRHSAEGAQEEVERYRLIEERLRAVEGKRVLGMDINDLGLVPNMRISPKFKVPTFDKYNGVTCPLTHVKAYYCKMSVYSEEEGFLMHFFQDSLAGASLEWYMQLERAHIHSWRDLVEAFIKHYQYIVDMAPNRTQLQSLVQGSKESFKEYAQKWRELAARVQPPMTEREMIDMFTSTLSGHYYLACSTFASFAEMVRCGERVEMGLKMGKIQLGGVATSSTGGKKQSEGYTKKKEGNTDAVYGKSGQGRSNSQVNVVTIPMPQQQQQQGQRPQYQNNQYRQRRDRKIDPIPMTYAQLLQHLLSIGKITLRDALNAPDRQSPNYIANARCAFHSGAAGHDTQRCIALKNKVQDLLDQKVIQFTPTPNIVNNPMPTHGGDAGVNAIKDEGISVVSDVGCLTFPLVSVKKHLVNSGIFPGCGVDCENCKNQPEGCFYLKSMVQRLMDEGPLQFYRKRRNVRVANDEVVVPVQIPVVIPYAEQPAALMITVPGPIPYESEKAIPWHYGSDVYYYGTKKEDELKVKFVDVAVANTDNFVGTGRITRSGRVFSPQLVQNNADALAKAKGKQVVTDDQNSPV, encoded by the exons ATGAATGCACATAAGGCACGGTTTATGGAGGCGTTGGCTAACGTCACCAGGGGTCAAGAGGATTTGCGAGTTCTCGTCGAGAATTCCAGGAGGACTGAAAATGAAGGACATCAGTATGGTTTGTTTGACGATGTGTCGGGCCGTATTGACGATCATCATGATGAGAATGAGTTCAAGCATCCTCACTATGTGGCTTATAATCCTTTCAACCAGAATCAGGGCTTCCCACCACCACCTTCGTCTCGTCTATTGGGGAGGAGAGATAATCAGAACCGTGGTAATCAGGATTTCAACTTCGAGAATGTTGATCAGTTGTCTAGGCATAGCGCTGAGGGTGCGCAGGAGGAAGTTGAAAGGTATCGTCTGATCGAGGAGCGTTTGAGGGCTGTTGAAGGCAAACGGGTGTTGGGCATGGATATTAATGATCTAGGTTTGGTGCCAAACATGAGGATTTcgccaaagttcaaagttcctaccTTTGACAAGTACAACGGAGTTACCTGTCCCTTGACTCATGTTAAGGCTTATTACTGCAAGATGTCGGTTTACTCAGAGGAGGAAGGTTTCTTGAtgcacttcttccaggatagctTGGCTGGAGCTTCCTTGGAATGGTACATGCAACTCGAGCGTGCTCACATCCATTCATGGAGAGATCTTGTCGAGGCTTTTATTAAGCACTATCAGTACATTGTTGACATGGCACCCAATAGGACTCAGCTGCAGAGTTTGGTTCAAGGGTCCaaagaatctttcaaggaatacgctcagaaatggcgtgAGTTAGCTGCGAGAGTTCAGCCGCCAATGACTGAGCGCGAGATGATTGATATGTTCACAAGCACTCTGTCGGGACATTACTATTTGGCTTGTAGTACTTTTGCAAGTTTTGCTGAGATGGTTAGATGTGGTGAACGTGtcgagatgggcttgaagatgggAAAGATACAGTTAGGTGGCGTCgcta ctagTTCTACTGGTGGAAAGAAACAATCAGAGGGTTATACCAAAAAGAAAGAAGGAAACACGGATGCTGTGTATGGGAAAAGTGGCCAAGGAAGAAGCAATTCTCAGGTTAACGTTGTTACTATTCCTATgccgcagcaacaacaacaacaggggCAGCGCCCTCAATATCAAAATAACCAGTATCGGCAGAGAAGGGATAGAAAGATTGATCCGATTCCTATGACATATGCTCAGCTATTGCAGCACTTGCTCAGCATTGGAAAGATCACTTTGAGAGACGCTCTGAATGCTCCAGATCGTCAGTCTCCGAACTATATTGCGAATGCACGGTGTGCTTTCCATTCTGGTGCTGCTGGACATGATACACAGAGGTGTATTGCATTGAAAAACAAAGTCCAAGATTTGTTGGATCAAAAGGTTATTCAATTCACTCCGACACCAAACATTGTCAACAATCCTATGCCTACCCACGGAGGAGACGCAGGTGTGAATGCCATTAAGGATGAAGGGATAAGTGTTGTATCTGATGTGGGCTGTTTGACTTTCCCTCTTGTGTCTGTGAAGAAACATCTGGTTAATAGTGGCATCTTCCCGGGCTGTGGTGTCGATTGTGAGAATTGCAAGAATCAACCTGAGGGCTGTTTTTATTTGAAGAGTATGGTTCAGAGATTGATGGATGAAGGTCCTCTCCAATTCTATAGAAAAAGGAGAAACGTGAGGGTTGCAAATGACGAGGTGGTG GTGCCTGTTCAGATACCTGTCGTCATTCCTTATGCAGAGCAACCAGCAGCATTAATGATCACTGTTCCTGGGCCGATTCCATATGAGAGTGAGAAGGCCATTCCTTGGCACTATGGCTCAGATGTGTACTACTATGGCACAAAGAAAGAGGATGAGTTGAAAGTCAAATTTGTGGACGTCGCAGTTGCAAACACTGATAATTTTGTCGGTACTGGTAGGATCACTCGCAGTGGTAGGGTGTTCTCTCCTCAGCTTGTACAAAAcaatgcagatgctttggctaaggcCAAAGGTAAACAAGTGGTGACTGATGATCAGAACTCTCCGGTTTAG